The Anopheles coluzzii chromosome 2, AcolN3, whole genome shotgun sequence genome window below encodes:
- the LOC120952752 gene encoding uncharacterized protein LOC120952752 produces MRKTMVKLFSLLLAGGVLLGVTLANETNKLQSQRAVQSEQLLRNKRGLLSALFGAGTEQTTVQPAEVLPIYGDPAKPPLHMLYGHSTGLHGGPAYPPYPVMFLPGPPAAVGEHNPYLPMLAYGGVASAPLQPVTGDTNHLATLVGWPEPTAFPPLAPSTEAPIIAAPVTEDPKQQQTTPVDQSLAKSAYLMKLNLSPADERELKRLAKLLGVTDFEHLPPFEDVKALLGTSTSAETIKAIKEYASTPDGLELIKDYVMSYQPAKRISLGKEPYEGNEVSPEASDSAKPTDGAGSSLGSGFLAQLRRLKSLLTFGYFDSNNETPAEAPVEDVTPEVLSEAPFTPNEYPGFEVRDVRGSAAPVPVAHYLIPVRTLPRHSSPTELKYASALPFPYAVHYPSVVPQLQDSNPFAMRTEVESFQYVPEATNPQLLVSQPSAASVTVPTDAPLPKRVAPPTLATGEVHSFERADIEQPVRTTTPAEGQQQPGQTLNTVTNTVVEANVTPTLNNVDELAQDTTDFILNVLDTEHST; encoded by the coding sequence CTATTCAGTCTCCTTCTCGCTGGCGGTGTCCTGCTGGGCGTCACGCTGGCAAACGAAACTAATAAGCTTCAGTCCCAGCGTGCCGTTCAATCGGAGCAATTGCTGAGAAACAAGCGTGGTCTGCTATCCGCACTCTTTGGCGCTGGAACGGAGCAGACCACGGTACAGCCAGCGGAAGTGCTGCCGATCTATGGCGATCCAGCAAAGCCTCCGCTCCATATGCTGTACGGACATTCAACGGGGCTGCATGGTGGACCTGCTTACCCACCTTATCCGGTGATGTTCCTGCCAGGGCCTCCAGCGGCCGTCGGTGAGCATAACCCGTACCTTCCTATGCTGGCCTACGGTGGTGTTGCTTCTGCCCCACTGCAACCTGTAACCGGAGACACTAATCATCTTGCAACGCTCGTTGGTTGGCCCGAACCGACAGCATTTCCACCACTGGCACCTTCCACGGAAGCTCCGATTATCGCTGCCCCAGTAACAGAGGAtccaaagcagcagcaaaccacACCAGTCGATCAAAGTTTGGCCAAGTCTGCCTATCTCATGAAATTGAACCTATCACCGGCGGACGAGCGCGAATTGAAGCGATTAGCCAAGTTGCTCGGAGTGACCGATTTCGAGCATCTGCCACCGTTCGAAGATGTCAAAGCGCTCCTTGGCACATCCACGTCAGCCGAAACCATCAAAGCAATCAAAGAGTACGCCTCCACGCCGGACGGGCTGGAACTTATCAAGGACTATGTGATGAGCTACCAGCCAGCCAAACGCATCAGCCTCGGCAAGGAACCGTACGAGGGAAACGAGGTCTCACCGGAAGCATCGgattctgccaagccaactgACGGCGCGGGCTCGTCGCTGGGAAGCGGGTTTTTAGCTCAACTGCGCCGACTGAAATCGTTGCTTACATTTGGCTACTTTGATAGTAACAATGAAACGCCAGCAGAGGCGCCGGTAGAAGACGTTACGCCTGAAGTTCTCAGCGAGGCACCCTTTACACCGAACGAGTATCCTGGCTTCGAGGTACGCGATGTGCGTGGATCCGCTGCACCTGTTCCCGTTGCGCATTACTTGATACCGGTGCGTACATTGCCCCGGCACTCTTCTCCCACCGAGTTGAAATATGCATCGGCACTGCCGTTCCCTTACGCCGTCCATTACCCATCAGTTGTGCCACAACTTCAGGACTCGAACCCATTCGCCATGCGTACAGAGGTGGAAAGCTTTCAGTACGTTCCCGAAGCGACCAATCCTCAGCTGTTGGTAAGCCAGCCCAGTGCAGCGAGCGTTACCGTGCCGACCGATGCTCCGCTTCCCAAACGTGTCGCTCCGCCAACACTGGCCACCGGAGAGGTGCATTCCTTTGAACGGGCGGATATTGAACAACCGGTCCGTACCACCACACCAGCCGAAGGGCAACAGCAGCCTGGGCAAACTTTGAACACTGTAACTAACACCGTTGTAGAGGCAAATGTAACACCGACCCTGAACAATGTCGATGAGCTGGCGCAAGATACAACTGATTTCATCCTAAACGTCCTGGATACCGAGCATTCCACGTAA